Proteins encoded together in one Acanthochromis polyacanthus isolate Apoly-LR-REF ecotype Palm Island chromosome 12, KAUST_Apoly_ChrSc, whole genome shotgun sequence window:
- the LOC110972959 gene encoding NACHT, LRR and PYD domains-containing protein 3-like isoform X3: MRDCDSDEESSAASLAQSHRSKEYPPEFSTERKPSNGQTSSSRLQMPGTLNVFESEALAFLNKALKTHKKVLSAKYKGLFEKDEQEDEAGEKLLQCDSETSEAALRVIRHILETINHDEHPRILQQSHYETVEKYQRKLRSALKRKHGCLLEVINAEQQPVPLKKIYTKLYLIEGDSGEVNNEHEVRQIEDSFNKQRSSETLIECEDVFKPLPNQRQPIRTVLTKGIAGIGKTVLSQKFILDWSDDKTNQDIQLLFSLPFRELNLFRNQKVSLMALLYEFCPGLKESGIKDVTAYRVLFILDGLDECRFQLDFKDRCSDAAQSASVDVLLTSLIAGHLLPKANVWITTRPAAASLIPTEYINRVTEIRGFNNLQKEQYFHKKLEDEDLAKRVLANIRSARSLYIMCHVPLFCWISSIVLGKMCAKAGAGKMPKTLTQMYIHFLAHQTTQMFVKYSEEQQLDSEGNDMILALGKLAYQQLEKGNLIFYEDDLRECDIDVKEASVYSGVFTQVFREESFMQRKVFCFVHLSVQEFLAALYVHVVYKVHNLNLMKKTEKTSQTKLVSELHKAAVDRALQSDNGHLNLFLRFLLGLSLESNQGLLRDLKIQVEPSNDQSQEETIKYIKEKIQDESLPPVKCINLFHCLNELNDVSLVDDIQNCLDSDRDSVMDKCSSAANWAALVFVLLTSPERSEEIQLKKYSRTEEGLKRLLPAIKASTSAKLNDCNLTSNACQMLFSALSSASSQLCELDLTDNNIQDSGVEFLCSRLQSQQFRLKTLSLIRCGLTGKCCQSLASVLSFNSSQLRNLNLSHNDIEDSGVQLLCLGLGNKSCKLETLRLAFCSITQEGCVFLASAVKSNPSHLSELDLSNNHLGKSGEEMLSQALQEARCEFIKLGVKQNAEHWFKPGLRQYSRELTLDLNTTQKYLVVSEDKQTVSWSSKEQSYPDNPDRFDYWTIVLFQQGLTSRCYWEVEWTGQWAGIGVTYKSIGRKGPDNECVLGYNKLSWCVHCSDHGYRAYHDFESIVLPVPLARSRRVAVYLDWEGGVLSFYRVSSGGSLVHLHTFHAKFTEPLFPAFKVWGEGSSLRLCQVGKSNGE, from the exons ATGAGGGACTGTGACTCTGATGAAGAATCCTCTGCAGCCAGTTTAGCTCAAAGTCATCGATCCAAAGAATATCCTCCAGAATTCAGCACAGAACGCAAACCTTCAAA TGGTCAGACGTCTTCAAGCCGACTGCAGATGCCAGGCACCCTGAAT GTGTTTGAATCTGAAGCTCTGGCTTTTCTGAACAAagctctgaaaacacacaagaaggtTCTTTCTGCAAAATACAAAGGACTGTTTGAGAAAGACGAGCAGGAGGATGAAGCTGGCGAAAAGCTGTTGCAGTGTGACAGTGAAACAagtgaagcagctctgagggTCATCCGCCATATCCTGGAGACCATAAACCATGATGAACATCCTCGGATCCTGCAACAAA GTCATTATGAAACAGTTGAGAAGTACCAACGCAAACTGAGATCTGCCTTGAAGAGGAAACATGGCTGTTTGTTGGAGGTAATAAATGCAGAGCAGCAGCCGGTGCCTCTGAAAAAGATTTATACGAAGCTGTACTTGATCGAGGGCGACAGTGGAGAGGTCAACAATGAGCATGAGGTGAGACAAATCGAGGATTCGTTCAACAAACAGAGGTCTTCTGAGACTCTGATCGAGTGCGAGGATGTCTTCAAGCCCTTACCCAACCAAAGACAACCAATCAGGACGGTTCTCACCAAGGGAATCGCCGGCATCGGAAAGACTGTGTTGTCACAGAAGTTCATCCTGGACTGGTCCGATGACAAGACCAATCAAGACATCCAGCTCCTGTTTTCACTTCCGTTCAGGGAGCTAAATCTGTTCAGGAATCAAAAGGTGAGTCTGATGGCGCTCCTGTACGAATTCTGTCCAGGCCTAAAGGAATCTGGGATCAAAGACGTGACGGCATATAGAGTTCTGTTCATACTGGACGGTCTTGATGAATGCAGGTTCCAGCTGGATTTCAAAGACAGATGTTCTGATGCTGCACAGTCAGCCTCGGTTGATGTGCTGCTCACAAGCCTCATCGCAGGTCATCTGCTACCAAAAGCCAACGTGTGGATAACCACCCGACCTGCTGCTGCCAGCCTCATCCCTACAGAGTACATCAACCGGGTGACCGAGATACGAGGCTTCAACAACCTGCAGAAGGAACAGTACTTCCACAAGAAACTCGAAGATGAAGACCTGGCCAAAAGAGTCCTTGCAAACATCAGATCAGCCAGGAGTCTGTACATCATGTGCCACGTTCCGCTGTtctgttggatctcctccatTGTCCTGGGAAAAATGTGTGCCAAAGCAGGAGCAGGGAAAATGCCAAAGACCCTGACTCAGATGTACATCCACTTTCTGGCTCATCAGACCACACAAATGTTTGTCAAGTACAGCGAGGAGCAACAGCTGGACTCTGAAGGAAACGATATGATTCTGGCACTGGGGAAGTTGGCTTATCAGCAGCTGGAGAAGGGCAACCTCATCTTCTACGAGGACGATCTCAGAGAGTGTGACATTGATGTCAAAGAGGCCTCAGTCTATTCAGGAGTCTTCACACAGGTGTTCAGGGAGGAGTCCTTCATGCAGAGAAAAGTCTTCTGCTTTGTGCATTTGTCTGTCCAGGAGTTTCTCGCTGCTTTGTACGTACATGTGGTGTACAAGGTCCACAACTTAAACCtgatgaaaaaaacagagaagacgTCCCAAACCAAACTTGTATCCGAACTGCACAAAGCTGCAGTGGACCGAGCCTTGCAGAGCGACAACGGCCACCTCAATCTGTTCCTGCGGTTCCTCCTCGGACTCTCTCTGGAGTCTAATCAGGGTCTGCTCAGAGACCTGAAGATACAGGTGGAACCCAGCAATGATCAGAGTCAAGAGGAGACCATAAAGTACATCAAGGAGAAAATACAGGATGAGAGTCTCCCTCCAGTGAAGTGCATCAacctgttccactgtctgaatgaattAAATGATGTTTCGCTGGTGGATGACATCCAGAACTGCCTTGACTCAGACCGAGACTCCGTGATGGATAAGTGCAGCTCTGCAGCTAACTGGGCAGCTCTGGTCTTTGTGTTGCTCACCTCGCCAGAGAGGTCGGAGGAGATCCAGCTGAAGAAGTACTCCAGGACAGAGGAAGGTCTCAAGAGGCTCCTGCCAGCGATCAAAGCTTCTACATCAGCAAA GTTAAATGACTGTAATCTCACTTCGAACGCCTGCCAGATGCTCTTCTCCGCTCTCAGCTCAGCATCTTCACAACTATGTGAATTAGATTTGACTGACAACAACATACAAGACTCAGGTGTCGAGTTTCTCTGCAGCCGACTCCAAAGCCAACAGTTCAGGCTGAAGACGCTCAG CCTGATCAGATGCGGTCTCACCGGGAAATGCTGTCAAAGTCTGGCTTCAGTTCTGAGCTTCAACTCATCACAACTTCGAAACCTGAATCTGAGTCACAACGACATTGAAGACTCAGGAGTCCAGCTTCTCTGCCTTGGACTGGGAAACAAGAGCTGCAAACTGGAAACCCTCAG GCTGGCGTTTTGCAGCATCACACAGGAAGGCTGTGTTTTTTTGGCCTCAGCAGTGAAGTCCAACCCATCCCACCTGAGCGAGCTGGACCTGAGCAACAATCACCTAGGAAAGTCTGGAGAAGAGATGCTGTCTCAGGCTCTGCAGGAGGCACGCTGTGAATTCATCAAACTCGG AGTCAAGCAGAATGCAGAACACTGGTTTAAACCAGGACTGAGGCAAT ATTCACGTGAGCTCACACTGGATCTGAACACCACTCAGAAATACCTCGTCGTCTCTGAAGACAAGCAGACTGTCAGCTGGAGCAGTAAGGAGCAGTCGTATCCAGATAACCCCGACAGGTTTGACTACTGGACCATTGTCCTGTTCCAGCAAGGCCTGACCagtcgctgttactgggaggtggagtggacaGGACAGTGGGCCGGCATCGGTGTGACCTACAAGAGCATCGGTCGCAAGGGGCCAGACAATGAGTGCGTGCTGGGATACAACAAGCTCTCCTGGTGTGTGCACTGCTCTGATCACGGCTACCGAGCGTATCACGACTTCGAAAGCATCGTCCTTCCAGTGCCTCTAGCCCGCTCTCGGAGGGTGGCGGTTTATCTGGACTGGGAGGGCGGCGTCCTCTCCTTCTACAGAGTTTCCTCTGGAGGCTCGCTGGTTCACCTGCACACCTTCCACGCCAAATTCACCGAGCCTCTTTTCCCTGCGTTCAAGGTGTGGGGTGAGGGCTCGTCGCTGAGGCTGTGTCAGGTGGGAAAGAGCAACGGCGAATGA
- the LOC110972959 gene encoding NACHT, LRR and PYD domains-containing protein 3-like isoform X2, producing MRDCDSDEESSAASLAQSHRSKEYPPEFSTERKPSKLSEALKMRDCDSDEESSAASLAQSDRSKEYPPEFSTELSAAGRSGQTSSSRLQMPGTLNVFESEALAFLNKALKTHKKVLSAKYKGLFEKDEQEDEAGEKLLQCDSETSEAALRVIRHILETINHDEHPRILQQSHYETVEKYQRKLRSALKRKHGCLLEVINAEQQPVPLKKIYTKLYLIEGDSGEVNNEHEVRQIEDSFNKQRSSETLIECEDVFKPLPNQRQPIRTVLTKGIAGIGKTVLSQKFILDWSDDKTNQDIQLLFSLPFRELNLFRNQKVSLMALLYEFCPGLKESGIKDVTAYRVLFILDGLDECRFQLDFKDRCSDAAQSASVDVLLTSLIAGHLLPKANVWITTRPAAASLIPTEYINRVTEIRGFNNLQKEQYFHKKLEDEDLAKRVLANIRSARSLYIMCHVPLFCWISSIVLGKMCAKAGAGKMPKTLTQMYIHFLAHQTTQMFVKYSEEQQLDSEGNDMILALGKLAYQQLEKGNLIFYEDDLRECDIDVKEASVYSGVFTQVFREESFMQRKVFCFVHLSVQEFLAALYVHVVYKVHNLNLMKKTEKTSQTKLVSELHKAAVDRALQSDNGHLNLFLRFLLGLSLESNQGLLRDLKIQVEPSNDQSQEETIKYIKEKIQDESLPPVKCINLFHCLNELNDVSLVDDIQNCLDSDRDSVMDKCSSAANWAALVFVLLTSPERSEEIQLKKYSRTEEGLKRLLPAIKASTSAKLNDCNLTSNACQMLFSALSSASSQLCELDLTDNNIQDSGVEFLCSRLQSQQFRLKTLSLIRCGLTGKCCQSLASVLSFNSSQLRNLNLSHNDIEDSGVQLLCLGLGNKSCKLETLRLAFCSITQEGCVFLASAVKSNPSHLSELDLSNNHLGKSGEEMLSQALQEARCEFIKLGVKQNAEHWFKPGLRQYSRELTLDLNTTQKYLVVSEDKQTVSWSSKEQSYPDNPDRFDYWTIVLFQQGLTSRCYWEVEWTGQWAGIGVTYKSIGRKGPDNECVLGYNKLSWCVHCSDHGYRAYHDFESIVLPVPLARSRRVAVYLDWEGGVLSFYRVSSGGSLVHLHTFHAKFTEPLFPAFKVWGEGSSLRLCQVGKSNGE from the exons ATGAGGGACTGTGACTCTGATGAAGAATCCTCTGCAGCCAGTTTAGCTCAAAGTCATCGATCCAAAGAATATCCTCCAGAATTCAGCACAGAACGCAAACCTTCAAA ACTCTCTGAGGCACTGAAGATGAGGGACTGTGACTCTGATGAAGAATCTTCTGCAGCCAGTTTAGCTCAGAGTGATCGATCCAAAGAATATCCTCCAGAATTCAGCACAGAACTCAGTGCTGCTGGAAGAAG TGGTCAGACGTCTTCAAGCCGACTGCAGATGCCAGGCACCCTGAAT GTGTTTGAATCTGAAGCTCTGGCTTTTCTGAACAAagctctgaaaacacacaagaaggtTCTTTCTGCAAAATACAAAGGACTGTTTGAGAAAGACGAGCAGGAGGATGAAGCTGGCGAAAAGCTGTTGCAGTGTGACAGTGAAACAagtgaagcagctctgagggTCATCCGCCATATCCTGGAGACCATAAACCATGATGAACATCCTCGGATCCTGCAACAAA GTCATTATGAAACAGTTGAGAAGTACCAACGCAAACTGAGATCTGCCTTGAAGAGGAAACATGGCTGTTTGTTGGAGGTAATAAATGCAGAGCAGCAGCCGGTGCCTCTGAAAAAGATTTATACGAAGCTGTACTTGATCGAGGGCGACAGTGGAGAGGTCAACAATGAGCATGAGGTGAGACAAATCGAGGATTCGTTCAACAAACAGAGGTCTTCTGAGACTCTGATCGAGTGCGAGGATGTCTTCAAGCCCTTACCCAACCAAAGACAACCAATCAGGACGGTTCTCACCAAGGGAATCGCCGGCATCGGAAAGACTGTGTTGTCACAGAAGTTCATCCTGGACTGGTCCGATGACAAGACCAATCAAGACATCCAGCTCCTGTTTTCACTTCCGTTCAGGGAGCTAAATCTGTTCAGGAATCAAAAGGTGAGTCTGATGGCGCTCCTGTACGAATTCTGTCCAGGCCTAAAGGAATCTGGGATCAAAGACGTGACGGCATATAGAGTTCTGTTCATACTGGACGGTCTTGATGAATGCAGGTTCCAGCTGGATTTCAAAGACAGATGTTCTGATGCTGCACAGTCAGCCTCGGTTGATGTGCTGCTCACAAGCCTCATCGCAGGTCATCTGCTACCAAAAGCCAACGTGTGGATAACCACCCGACCTGCTGCTGCCAGCCTCATCCCTACAGAGTACATCAACCGGGTGACCGAGATACGAGGCTTCAACAACCTGCAGAAGGAACAGTACTTCCACAAGAAACTCGAAGATGAAGACCTGGCCAAAAGAGTCCTTGCAAACATCAGATCAGCCAGGAGTCTGTACATCATGTGCCACGTTCCGCTGTtctgttggatctcctccatTGTCCTGGGAAAAATGTGTGCCAAAGCAGGAGCAGGGAAAATGCCAAAGACCCTGACTCAGATGTACATCCACTTTCTGGCTCATCAGACCACACAAATGTTTGTCAAGTACAGCGAGGAGCAACAGCTGGACTCTGAAGGAAACGATATGATTCTGGCACTGGGGAAGTTGGCTTATCAGCAGCTGGAGAAGGGCAACCTCATCTTCTACGAGGACGATCTCAGAGAGTGTGACATTGATGTCAAAGAGGCCTCAGTCTATTCAGGAGTCTTCACACAGGTGTTCAGGGAGGAGTCCTTCATGCAGAGAAAAGTCTTCTGCTTTGTGCATTTGTCTGTCCAGGAGTTTCTCGCTGCTTTGTACGTACATGTGGTGTACAAGGTCCACAACTTAAACCtgatgaaaaaaacagagaagacgTCCCAAACCAAACTTGTATCCGAACTGCACAAAGCTGCAGTGGACCGAGCCTTGCAGAGCGACAACGGCCACCTCAATCTGTTCCTGCGGTTCCTCCTCGGACTCTCTCTGGAGTCTAATCAGGGTCTGCTCAGAGACCTGAAGATACAGGTGGAACCCAGCAATGATCAGAGTCAAGAGGAGACCATAAAGTACATCAAGGAGAAAATACAGGATGAGAGTCTCCCTCCAGTGAAGTGCATCAacctgttccactgtctgaatgaattAAATGATGTTTCGCTGGTGGATGACATCCAGAACTGCCTTGACTCAGACCGAGACTCCGTGATGGATAAGTGCAGCTCTGCAGCTAACTGGGCAGCTCTGGTCTTTGTGTTGCTCACCTCGCCAGAGAGGTCGGAGGAGATCCAGCTGAAGAAGTACTCCAGGACAGAGGAAGGTCTCAAGAGGCTCCTGCCAGCGATCAAAGCTTCTACATCAGCAAA GTTAAATGACTGTAATCTCACTTCGAACGCCTGCCAGATGCTCTTCTCCGCTCTCAGCTCAGCATCTTCACAACTATGTGAATTAGATTTGACTGACAACAACATACAAGACTCAGGTGTCGAGTTTCTCTGCAGCCGACTCCAAAGCCAACAGTTCAGGCTGAAGACGCTCAG CCTGATCAGATGCGGTCTCACCGGGAAATGCTGTCAAAGTCTGGCTTCAGTTCTGAGCTTCAACTCATCACAACTTCGAAACCTGAATCTGAGTCACAACGACATTGAAGACTCAGGAGTCCAGCTTCTCTGCCTTGGACTGGGAAACAAGAGCTGCAAACTGGAAACCCTCAG GCTGGCGTTTTGCAGCATCACACAGGAAGGCTGTGTTTTTTTGGCCTCAGCAGTGAAGTCCAACCCATCCCACCTGAGCGAGCTGGACCTGAGCAACAATCACCTAGGAAAGTCTGGAGAAGAGATGCTGTCTCAGGCTCTGCAGGAGGCACGCTGTGAATTCATCAAACTCGG AGTCAAGCAGAATGCAGAACACTGGTTTAAACCAGGACTGAGGCAAT ATTCACGTGAGCTCACACTGGATCTGAACACCACTCAGAAATACCTCGTCGTCTCTGAAGACAAGCAGACTGTCAGCTGGAGCAGTAAGGAGCAGTCGTATCCAGATAACCCCGACAGGTTTGACTACTGGACCATTGTCCTGTTCCAGCAAGGCCTGACCagtcgctgttactgggaggtggagtggacaGGACAGTGGGCCGGCATCGGTGTGACCTACAAGAGCATCGGTCGCAAGGGGCCAGACAATGAGTGCGTGCTGGGATACAACAAGCTCTCCTGGTGTGTGCACTGCTCTGATCACGGCTACCGAGCGTATCACGACTTCGAAAGCATCGTCCTTCCAGTGCCTCTAGCCCGCTCTCGGAGGGTGGCGGTTTATCTGGACTGGGAGGGCGGCGTCCTCTCCTTCTACAGAGTTTCCTCTGGAGGCTCGCTGGTTCACCTGCACACCTTCCACGCCAAATTCACCGAGCCTCTTTTCCCTGCGTTCAAGGTGTGGGGTGAGGGCTCGTCGCTGAGGCTGTGTCAGGTGGGAAAGAGCAACGGCGAATGA
- the LOC110972959 gene encoding NACHT, LRR and PYD domains-containing protein 3-like isoform X1, with amino-acid sequence MSGGGGGDSDEESSAASLAQSDRSKEFAPEFSTEHKPSKLSEALKMRDCDSDEESSAASLAQSDRSKEYPPEFSTELSAAGRSGQTSSSRLQMPGTLNVFESEALAFLNKALKTHKKVLSAKYKGLFEKDEQEDEAGEKLLQCDSETSEAALRVIRHILETINHDEHPRILQQSHYETVEKYQRKLRSALKRKHGCLLEVINAEQQPVPLKKIYTKLYLIEGDSGEVNNEHEVRQIEDSFNKQRSSETLIECEDVFKPLPNQRQPIRTVLTKGIAGIGKTVLSQKFILDWSDDKTNQDIQLLFSLPFRELNLFRNQKVSLMALLYEFCPGLKESGIKDVTAYRVLFILDGLDECRFQLDFKDRCSDAAQSASVDVLLTSLIAGHLLPKANVWITTRPAAASLIPTEYINRVTEIRGFNNLQKEQYFHKKLEDEDLAKRVLANIRSARSLYIMCHVPLFCWISSIVLGKMCAKAGAGKMPKTLTQMYIHFLAHQTTQMFVKYSEEQQLDSEGNDMILALGKLAYQQLEKGNLIFYEDDLRECDIDVKEASVYSGVFTQVFREESFMQRKVFCFVHLSVQEFLAALYVHVVYKVHNLNLMKKTEKTSQTKLVSELHKAAVDRALQSDNGHLNLFLRFLLGLSLESNQGLLRDLKIQVEPSNDQSQEETIKYIKEKIQDESLPPVKCINLFHCLNELNDVSLVDDIQNCLDSDRDSVMDKCSSAANWAALVFVLLTSPERSEEIQLKKYSRTEEGLKRLLPAIKASTSAKLNDCNLTSNACQMLFSALSSASSQLCELDLTDNNIQDSGVEFLCSRLQSQQFRLKTLSLIRCGLTGKCCQSLASVLSFNSSQLRNLNLSHNDIEDSGVQLLCLGLGNKSCKLETLRLAFCSITQEGCVFLASAVKSNPSHLSELDLSNNHLGKSGEEMLSQALQEARCEFIKLGVKQNAEHWFKPGLRQYSRELTLDLNTTQKYLVVSEDKQTVSWSSKEQSYPDNPDRFDYWTIVLFQQGLTSRCYWEVEWTGQWAGIGVTYKSIGRKGPDNECVLGYNKLSWCVHCSDHGYRAYHDFESIVLPVPLARSRRVAVYLDWEGGVLSFYRVSSGGSLVHLHTFHAKFTEPLFPAFKVWGEGSSLRLCQVGKSNGE; translated from the exons AtgagtggtggtggtggtggtgactCTGATGAAGAATCCTCTGCAGCCAGTTTAGCTCAGAGTGATCGATCCAAAGAATTTGCTCCAGAATTCAGCACAGAACACAAACCTTCAAA ACTCTCTGAGGCACTGAAGATGAGGGACTGTGACTCTGATGAAGAATCTTCTGCAGCCAGTTTAGCTCAGAGTGATCGATCCAAAGAATATCCTCCAGAATTCAGCACAGAACTCAGTGCTGCTGGAAGAAG TGGTCAGACGTCTTCAAGCCGACTGCAGATGCCAGGCACCCTGAAT GTGTTTGAATCTGAAGCTCTGGCTTTTCTGAACAAagctctgaaaacacacaagaaggtTCTTTCTGCAAAATACAAAGGACTGTTTGAGAAAGACGAGCAGGAGGATGAAGCTGGCGAAAAGCTGTTGCAGTGTGACAGTGAAACAagtgaagcagctctgagggTCATCCGCCATATCCTGGAGACCATAAACCATGATGAACATCCTCGGATCCTGCAACAAA GTCATTATGAAACAGTTGAGAAGTACCAACGCAAACTGAGATCTGCCTTGAAGAGGAAACATGGCTGTTTGTTGGAGGTAATAAATGCAGAGCAGCAGCCGGTGCCTCTGAAAAAGATTTATACGAAGCTGTACTTGATCGAGGGCGACAGTGGAGAGGTCAACAATGAGCATGAGGTGAGACAAATCGAGGATTCGTTCAACAAACAGAGGTCTTCTGAGACTCTGATCGAGTGCGAGGATGTCTTCAAGCCCTTACCCAACCAAAGACAACCAATCAGGACGGTTCTCACCAAGGGAATCGCCGGCATCGGAAAGACTGTGTTGTCACAGAAGTTCATCCTGGACTGGTCCGATGACAAGACCAATCAAGACATCCAGCTCCTGTTTTCACTTCCGTTCAGGGAGCTAAATCTGTTCAGGAATCAAAAGGTGAGTCTGATGGCGCTCCTGTACGAATTCTGTCCAGGCCTAAAGGAATCTGGGATCAAAGACGTGACGGCATATAGAGTTCTGTTCATACTGGACGGTCTTGATGAATGCAGGTTCCAGCTGGATTTCAAAGACAGATGTTCTGATGCTGCACAGTCAGCCTCGGTTGATGTGCTGCTCACAAGCCTCATCGCAGGTCATCTGCTACCAAAAGCCAACGTGTGGATAACCACCCGACCTGCTGCTGCCAGCCTCATCCCTACAGAGTACATCAACCGGGTGACCGAGATACGAGGCTTCAACAACCTGCAGAAGGAACAGTACTTCCACAAGAAACTCGAAGATGAAGACCTGGCCAAAAGAGTCCTTGCAAACATCAGATCAGCCAGGAGTCTGTACATCATGTGCCACGTTCCGCTGTtctgttggatctcctccatTGTCCTGGGAAAAATGTGTGCCAAAGCAGGAGCAGGGAAAATGCCAAAGACCCTGACTCAGATGTACATCCACTTTCTGGCTCATCAGACCACACAAATGTTTGTCAAGTACAGCGAGGAGCAACAGCTGGACTCTGAAGGAAACGATATGATTCTGGCACTGGGGAAGTTGGCTTATCAGCAGCTGGAGAAGGGCAACCTCATCTTCTACGAGGACGATCTCAGAGAGTGTGACATTGATGTCAAAGAGGCCTCAGTCTATTCAGGAGTCTTCACACAGGTGTTCAGGGAGGAGTCCTTCATGCAGAGAAAAGTCTTCTGCTTTGTGCATTTGTCTGTCCAGGAGTTTCTCGCTGCTTTGTACGTACATGTGGTGTACAAGGTCCACAACTTAAACCtgatgaaaaaaacagagaagacgTCCCAAACCAAACTTGTATCCGAACTGCACAAAGCTGCAGTGGACCGAGCCTTGCAGAGCGACAACGGCCACCTCAATCTGTTCCTGCGGTTCCTCCTCGGACTCTCTCTGGAGTCTAATCAGGGTCTGCTCAGAGACCTGAAGATACAGGTGGAACCCAGCAATGATCAGAGTCAAGAGGAGACCATAAAGTACATCAAGGAGAAAATACAGGATGAGAGTCTCCCTCCAGTGAAGTGCATCAacctgttccactgtctgaatgaattAAATGATGTTTCGCTGGTGGATGACATCCAGAACTGCCTTGACTCAGACCGAGACTCCGTGATGGATAAGTGCAGCTCTGCAGCTAACTGGGCAGCTCTGGTCTTTGTGTTGCTCACCTCGCCAGAGAGGTCGGAGGAGATCCAGCTGAAGAAGTACTCCAGGACAGAGGAAGGTCTCAAGAGGCTCCTGCCAGCGATCAAAGCTTCTACATCAGCAAA GTTAAATGACTGTAATCTCACTTCGAACGCCTGCCAGATGCTCTTCTCCGCTCTCAGCTCAGCATCTTCACAACTATGTGAATTAGATTTGACTGACAACAACATACAAGACTCAGGTGTCGAGTTTCTCTGCAGCCGACTCCAAAGCCAACAGTTCAGGCTGAAGACGCTCAG CCTGATCAGATGCGGTCTCACCGGGAAATGCTGTCAAAGTCTGGCTTCAGTTCTGAGCTTCAACTCATCACAACTTCGAAACCTGAATCTGAGTCACAACGACATTGAAGACTCAGGAGTCCAGCTTCTCTGCCTTGGACTGGGAAACAAGAGCTGCAAACTGGAAACCCTCAG GCTGGCGTTTTGCAGCATCACACAGGAAGGCTGTGTTTTTTTGGCCTCAGCAGTGAAGTCCAACCCATCCCACCTGAGCGAGCTGGACCTGAGCAACAATCACCTAGGAAAGTCTGGAGAAGAGATGCTGTCTCAGGCTCTGCAGGAGGCACGCTGTGAATTCATCAAACTCGG AGTCAAGCAGAATGCAGAACACTGGTTTAAACCAGGACTGAGGCAAT ATTCACGTGAGCTCACACTGGATCTGAACACCACTCAGAAATACCTCGTCGTCTCTGAAGACAAGCAGACTGTCAGCTGGAGCAGTAAGGAGCAGTCGTATCCAGATAACCCCGACAGGTTTGACTACTGGACCATTGTCCTGTTCCAGCAAGGCCTGACCagtcgctgttactgggaggtggagtggacaGGACAGTGGGCCGGCATCGGTGTGACCTACAAGAGCATCGGTCGCAAGGGGCCAGACAATGAGTGCGTGCTGGGATACAACAAGCTCTCCTGGTGTGTGCACTGCTCTGATCACGGCTACCGAGCGTATCACGACTTCGAAAGCATCGTCCTTCCAGTGCCTCTAGCCCGCTCTCGGAGGGTGGCGGTTTATCTGGACTGGGAGGGCGGCGTCCTCTCCTTCTACAGAGTTTCCTCTGGAGGCTCGCTGGTTCACCTGCACACCTTCCACGCCAAATTCACCGAGCCTCTTTTCCCTGCGTTCAAGGTGTGGGGTGAGGGCTCGTCGCTGAGGCTGTGTCAGGTGGGAAAGAGCAACGGCGAATGA